The Populus alba chromosome 6, ASM523922v2, whole genome shotgun sequence genome contains a region encoding:
- the LOC118030593 gene encoding ankyrin repeat-containing protein ITN1 has product MEYGIEEENEMDLEKGLAKPFNSSPNLLAEVSASSSSLPFPSPTPSPAATPRATLVFTNSGKKLLVSNSSKSLVVSNSGKRFDRKKYLRQVTGRHNDTELHLAAQRDDLEAVKRILGEIDEQMIGTLSGTDFDAEVAEIRSAVVNEVNELGDTALSTAAERGHLEVVKELLKYTTEDAISHRNRSGLDPLHLAASNGHQAIVQLLLEHDPTMGKTVGQSNATPLISAATKGHAAVVHELLSKDPSLLEMTKSNGKNALHLAARQGHIEVVKALLDEDPQLARRTDKKGQTALHMAVKGLSCEVAVLLLEADPAIVMLPDKFGNTALHVATRKKRTQIVNTLLRLPDTNVNALTRDRKTALDIAEALHFTEETSEIRECLAHYGGVKASELNQPRDELRNTVTQIKKDVHFQLEQTRKTNKNVSGIANELRRLHREGINNATNSVTVVAVLFSTVAFAAIFTIPGGAKENGTAVVVSSLSFKMFFIFNAIALFTSLAVVVVQITLVRGETKTERRVIEVINKLMWLASVCTTVAFISSSYIVAGRHRKWAAILVTAVGGIIMAGVLGSMTYYVMKSRRIRKVRKKQKSSRRSANTSWHYSETDSEVKPIYAI; this is encoded by the exons AAAACGAGATGGATCTAGAGAAGGGACTGGCCAAGCCGTTTAACTCAAGTCCTAACCTTCTTGCAGAGGTatcagcatcatcatcatcactcccTTTTCCGTCACCAACACCGTCGCCTGCTGCAACACCAAGGGCGACCCTAGTGTTCACTAATTCTGGCAAGAAATTGCTCGTGTCCAATTCGAGCAAGTCACTGGTTGTTTCCAATTCGGGAAAGCGGTTTGATAGAAAGAAGTACTTGAGGCAGGTGACCGGCCGTCACAATGATACCGAGCTGCATTTGGCTGCGCAGCGTGATGATTTGGAGGCTGTTAAGAGAATTCTTGGTGAAATTGATGAGCAGATGATAGGGACGTTGAGTGGTACTGATTTTGATGCTGAG GTTGCCGAGATAAGGTCTGCGGTGGTGAATGAGGTGAATGAGCTAGGTGATACAGCCTTGTCCACTGCAGCTGAGAGAGGACACTTGGAGGTTGTAAAGGAGCTGTTGAAGTATACGACCGAGGATGCGATTTCGCACAGGAATCGCTCAGGGCTTGATCCTCTTCATCTTGCTGCAAGTAATGGTCATCAAG CTATTGTCCAGCTACTGCTAGAGCACGATCCCACAATGGGAAAAACAGTTGGCCAATCAAATGCAACTCCTCTTATCTCTGCCGCCACAAAAGGGCACGCAGCTGTAGTTCATGAATTGCTATCGAAAGATCCAAGCTTGCTAGAGATGACTAAATCCAATGGAAAAAATGCTTTGCATCTAGCTGCCCGTCAGGGGCACATAGAAGTTGTGAAGGCGTTGCTTGACGAGGATCCACAACTAGCCCGTAGGACTGATAAGAAAGGGCAGACTGCATTGCATATGGCTGTTAAAGGATTGAGTTGTGAAGTGGCGGTGCTGCTGCTGGAGGCAGATCCAGCTATTGTTATGCTCCCAGATAAGTTTGGGAACACAGCATTGCATGTAGCCACCAGGAAAAAGCGGACACAG ATAGTGAATACATTGTTGCGCCTTCCTGACACAAATGTCAATGCACTAACAAGGGACCGTAAAACAGCCCTTGACATAGCTGAAGCCCTTCACTTCACTGAAGAAACCTCAGAGATAAGAGAGTGTTTGGCTCATTACGGTGGCGTAAAAGCAAGCGAGCTTAACCAGCCACGGGATGAGCTCCGGAACACTGTAACACAGATTAAGAAAGATGTGCACTTCCAGCTTGAACAGAcccggaaaacaaacaaaaatgtaAGTGGGATTGCCAATGAGCTCCGTAGGCTCCACAGGGAAGGAATTAACAATGCCACTAACTCAGTCACGGTGGTTGCTGTACTCTTTTCAACAGTTGCGTTTGCAGCCATTTTCACTATTCCTGGTGGTGCCAAAGAAAATGGCACGGCTGTAGTGGTGAGCAGTTTATCATTTAAGATGTTTTTCATCTTCAATGCCATTGCACTCTTCACTTCACTGGCTGTTGTTGTTGTACAAATCACACTTGTTAGAGGAGAGACAAAAACAGAAAGACGGGTTATAGAGGTGATCAATAAATTAATGTGGCTGGCCTCAGTCTGCACTACAGTagcatttatttcatcatcatatATAGTAGCTGGCCGGCATCGCAAGTGGGCTGCGATTCTTGTTACGGCTGTAGGAGGAATTATAATGGCAGGAGTTCTTGGCTCCATGACTTATTATGTGATGAAGTCCAGAAGGATTAGAAAAGTGAGGAAGAAACAGAAGTCTTCGAGAAGAAGTGCAAATACTTCTTGGCATTATTCAGAGACTGATTCAGAAGTAAAACCAATCTATGCCATTTGA